The genomic region CCGATAATGAAAAACATAAAACTTTCAGGCAAAAAGTTTTTCATTTTAGAGATTCTTTTTCTCATGATTCACTTATGGTTTTGCCAAATATTTTAAAATTGGCGGCTTAATTTTGCCAAACTCAAGTAAATAATACTGAAATTAAAGAGATTGAAATAGACAATAATGGAAAAAAAGAAAAATTACCGTTAAAGATTATTGTGACTACACCTATAGAAGCTACACAAAAAATGGCTGGAGAATTGAAATGAAAGGGTTACATGTCAGATTTGAAGGATTTTCGGCATTTTTTCGTTTGCCGTTTATAGTAACCGGAACACAACTTTCTTCGCCTGTTCCACCTTATAGCACCTTACTTGGATTAATAAGTTGTTGTGCCGGGCGTGATATTGGTCCATCAGATACAAGAATTGGTTATGAATATAAAATTCGAGGGACAACTTTGGAATTAGAAAGAACTGACCGTTTAAAAATGGATAATAAAGGAAGGCTTAAACTGAATTCAAAAGGTCAGGGAATATCTTATAGAGAAATACATATCGCACCTATTTTGGATTTATATCTTACTAATCCCAATCTGAAAGTAATATTTGAAAGACCTGTTGGTACTCCTTGTTTGGGAAGGTCTCAAGATATTGTCTGGATAAAATTAATTGAAGAGATAGATTTAGAGGGGAAAAAAGAGGGTATGGTTGGAGCTACATTGCTTCCTTTTCCACAAAAAGACTTCGGAGGAAGAATAATCAGGCTGTCAGATTATTTTAATAACTCAAAATACGGTGTTCTGAGGAAATTAGAAAAATTGGGAATTTATCAGGCTGTTCCTCAAGTTGAAAACGGTGTTTATGTAACAACAAAAAATCTCTTTCATCCCGCTGGAATTCCAGATAAAGAAAAGGTTGTCTATATACATGATTGGAGCAATTAAATGGATGAATTGTTAGCTAAAATTGATGGTGAGACACTTTATGAGCATACAAAAAAGGTGATAGAAAATTCAAAAAGTATTGTAGATAATTTACCATCGGATGTTTTTTTGTCGATTAAAAAAGACAAGTTATTGGAGTTAGTTGTTCCCTGCGCTCTTTTTCATGATGCAGGGAAGGCTGCTGTTGGTTTTCAAAAAGTTCTTAAAAATGAAAAAAAGAGCTGGGATGGTAAAAGACATGAATCTATTTCAGCGGCATTAATTTCTTCCTATCCAAATATCTTGCCAGAGCAGATTTTAGCTGTATTAACTCATCATAAGGATATTCCGCCGGACGGAATATCAGATGATTATAAAACATTGAATTTCGAGTATATCAAGTCTGATTCGGCAGTATATCAAGAAATGATGAGTGAGTGGAAACAAAACTATGAGAAGTTTAAATTTTTCTGGAATAAAATTAATATTATGTTGGGCGCGAAATATTCAGAAATCAAAAATATAGAAAAAATTAAAATCGACGAGAAATGGCTGGAACGTTCGGGACGCTATTCACAAAATAAAAATATCTCATATCATGAAAGGCGATTAGCTTCTATTCTCAGAGGAATATTGATAACATCTGATCATTTAACGTCGGGTGGAATTGCGCCAACTACTATACCTGTGTTGAGAAACCATAAAATACTTGATAAACCAATTAGAAACTTCCAAAATAAAATTGCTAATACGAAAGGTCAAACCATTTTACGGGCGCCTACTGGTTCAGGTAAAACCGAAGCAGCGCTTCTATGGGCAGCTAATAATCAGATCCCTAATGGTCGGTTGTTTTATGTCCTGCCATATACGGCAAGTATAAACGCTATGCACAAAAGATTAAGCAAAATATTTGGAACGGAAAATGTGGGTGTGTTGCATTCAAAAATCATTTCTTATTTATACGATTTGAATTTAGAAGAAAATAAGAATCCTCAAGACGCACAGGAATTGGCAAAAAATATTTCTTCTTTATGCCATGAAGCATATTATCCTATAAAAATTTGTACTGCACACCAAATACTTCGTCATATCCTGAGAGGAAGGGGATGGGAACAGATTTTTCTTGAATACCCGGGGGCATGCTTTATTTTTGATGAAATACACGCTTATGACCCGGTTATTACTGGACTAATAATTGGGACCGCAAAATTATTGAAAAAATGGGGCGCAAATTGTCTATTTATTTCAGCAACCATGCCGTTATTCCTAAGAAATCTTATTTCTGCTCATTTAGGAGATATAAGTATAATAGAACCTGATATAAATAATTTTGAAGATAGGAAAATTATGGATAAAAAAAGACATAATCTTATTATTAATGATGACGGGAACATGATGAATTCTAAAGATTGGATTATATCAGAATGTAGAAATAATGCGTCAAATTTAATAATTTGCAATCATGTTGATTCAGCACAAAAAGTATTTTATCAAATCAAAACAGGTTTTAAAGAAGGAGAGGTACGATTATTGCACAGTCGTTTTAATCGAGAAGATAGAAATCGTATAGAAAATAGACTTATCAATGAAAATTTACCTAAAGTATTGATTGCTACTCAAGTGGTTGAAGTCAGTTTAGATATAGATTTTGAGCGAGGTTATTTTGAATCAGCTCCAATTGACGCGCTTGTCCAGCGAATGGGCAGGGTAAACAGGAAAGGAGAAAAGGGCAAAATAGCAGATATTACAATATTTAAAGAACATATTGGCGAATATTCTATTTATTCTGAAGATAAAATTCGTTTAACTATAAAAGAAATTGAAAAACTTTCTATGCCGGTAAGTGAGCTTGATATTATTAAAGCAGCAGACAATGTTTATTGTGAAGGATATAATAAAAATGAGGAACAAGAATTTTTAAATGCTTTAAACCATCCAGATATTAATGATTTTGAAAGCAGAATGATTGCTGGTACTCATAGAAATTGGATTGAAGACGTAATTGAAAATTCGGATAAAACAATAGAGGTATTGCCGAGTAATAAATTGGAAGAGTATAACAATCGGCGAAAGAATGGTCTATGGATAGAGGCGGATAATCTTCTCGTGCCTATTCGCACAAGGAGCATATACAGATTTAAAAGTTTGCTAAATTTAAGAGTAGATCCGCCAAATATTTATGTTGAATATAATGAACTGGGTTTAACTGCAGACACTATGAGCAACATAATATAAAAATTTTTATTTTAATTGATAACGAAAACTATATATAAATGGCTGTTGGAGGTTATACTATTATGACCTACCAAACCCTTTCCGATAACGATTTGATTGGCCTTCTTTTCACCGAGGAAGACCGTCTTCCCCGGGCCGCGGTGGATGAATTTGTCCGGCGCGGGGAGCGGATGATTGAACCATTGAAGCGTATTGTGTCGGAGCGGTTTTACTGGACGTATGATCCGCCGGAGTTCTGGGCTGTGGTTCACGCTTCTTATATACTTGGCGCTATCAGCGGGGAAAAGGTTGTTGTGCCGCTTTTGAGAGCTCTCCGCTGGTCTGTTGCTTTTGATTGTGACTGGGTGAGCGATAAACTGACTTATATGTTCAGCAAGATTGGTATATCTGCCATTCCTGAGCTTAAAAAACTTTCAGTCGATAGAACATCCGACTGGTTTACCAGGTCGGTTGTAATGAATAGCCTGGGCGGGATAACAATTGATAATCCTGAAGTCGAAGAGGATATTTTTTCTTTTATCGGCGCGATTTTTAGAGATGAAAGTGAAGATTGGGAGACAAGGCAGTTGGCGGCAAATGTTCTTCTCGATTTTTTGAGGCAGGAATACAGGGATGAATTGATTAAATTTGGTAAGAAGGATACGGAATTTTGCCACAAGGATAAATCACATACGGCGATGTTTGATGAGGAGTGGGCGAGGCAGGAATTTTCAAGGGGAGAAAAAGATTATTCTGAGTATATTGATGACTGGCTTTCTTTTTACGATGAAGATGAAATAAAAGGACGTCAGGATCGATGGGACAAAGAAGCTTTGGAGGATATGGAAGATGAAGAGGAAACTTTAAAAATAGGCCGTAACGATCCGTGCCCGTGCGGCAGCGGGAAGAAATATAAAAAATGCTGTATGGAAAATTAAAATTTCATGGAATTATGTTTTAACCAAACCGCAATGCGTAAAAAGTAAAATATACTTGACAAAATACGAGGTATTTAGCAAACTATCATAAAAATATTTGATAGGGAGAGTGTAATTATATGGAAAATCTCAAGAACCGAAAATTAATATCTAAAATTTTATTGATAAAAACAAAACACGGCATCTATCGGCCATAGAGGTAAAAATAAACTGTTTTAATAAATATATGTCCGTTCTTAATTATTTTAAAAAGAATTATGGACCTGCCCAAATATATTGCTGCTGTCTTGATAGAAAAGAGGCTCTAAAGAACAAAGATATTGCAATGATATATCCCTGGCGGATATCCCATGTTTTTAAATAAAGGCACATTATGTGTTTTGCTAATTCAATGAGATCAAATTTAACCGGAAACCTGCATTTTACCGGGACACAAATTAATTATTATTTTCTCTGCGGAAAAAAGCTGTGGTATTTTTCGCATTATATCCAGATGGAGCAGAACAGCGATCTGGTGTATCTTGGGAAACTCATTCATGAAACATCTTACGAGCGGGAGAAAAAGGAGATTGAGATTGATAATACAATCAAGATAGATTTTATAGATAAAGAGCGGGTTATTCATGAAGTCAAAAAATCCGATAAGGTTGAAGACGCTCATATCTGGCAGTTGAAGTATTATATCTGGTATTTGAAGCAAAAGGGAGTTGAAGGCGTTACCGGAAAAATAAATTACCCGAAACTGAAAAAAACGGAAGATGTATTTTTGGAGCTGGCGGATGAAGAGAAGATTGAGTCAATTTTGAAGGGAATAAAGAATATTGTGGATGAGGAATTGCCGCCGGCAGCGGATAAAACGAAGATTTGCAGTAATTGCAGTTATGAGGCATTATGCTGGATTTAGTATAACCGTTTAAGCCTAAGCCGTTCAAGCCGTTTAAACAGTTTGAACCGCTTAAACGGATTGAACAATTAATGAAAAAACCATGAAACAAAATTATTACATCTTTAACAACGGCCGTATCAGGCGGCAGGAAAACACGATCTTTTTTGAAAAGGAAGACGGTTCAAAAACGGTTATCCCGATTGAAAATACCGAGGCTATTTACAGCCTGGGAGAACTGGATTTTAATACCAAACTCTTTAATTATCTGGCGCAGAATAATATTCCTGTCCATATTTTTAATTATTACGGGTTCTATTCCGGGACTTATTATCCCAGGGAATACTTGAATTCCGGCCAGCTCCTGGTTAAGCAGGTAGGCCATTACACAAATTTAAAAAAAAGATTAGCACTGGCAAAAATATTTGTTGATGCCGCCGGTTTCAATATATTGAAAAATCTGCGG from bacterium harbors:
- the cas5 gene encoding CRISPR-associated protein Cas5, which translates into the protein MKGLHVRFEGFSAFFRLPFIVTGTQLSSPVPPYSTLLGLISCCAGRDIGPSDTRIGYEYKIRGTTLELERTDRLKMDNKGRLKLNSKGQGISYREIHIAPILDLYLTNPNLKVIFERPVGTPCLGRSQDIVWIKLIEEIDLEGKKEGMVGATLLPFPQKDFGGRIIRLSDYFNNSKYGVLRKLEKLGIYQAVPQVENGVYVTTKNLFHPAGIPDKEKVVYIHDWSN
- the cas3 gene encoding CRISPR-associated helicase Cas3', with the translated sequence MDELLAKIDGETLYEHTKKVIENSKSIVDNLPSDVFLSIKKDKLLELVVPCALFHDAGKAAVGFQKVLKNEKKSWDGKRHESISAALISSYPNILPEQILAVLTHHKDIPPDGISDDYKTLNFEYIKSDSAVYQEMMSEWKQNYEKFKFFWNKINIMLGAKYSEIKNIEKIKIDEKWLERSGRYSQNKNISYHERRLASILRGILITSDHLTSGGIAPTTIPVLRNHKILDKPIRNFQNKIANTKGQTILRAPTGSGKTEAALLWAANNQIPNGRLFYVLPYTASINAMHKRLSKIFGTENVGVLHSKIISYLYDLNLEENKNPQDAQELAKNISSLCHEAYYPIKICTAHQILRHILRGRGWEQIFLEYPGACFIFDEIHAYDPVITGLIIGTAKLLKKWGANCLFISATMPLFLRNLISAHLGDISIIEPDINNFEDRKIMDKKRHNLIINDDGNMMNSKDWIISECRNNASNLIICNHVDSAQKVFYQIKTGFKEGEVRLLHSRFNREDRNRIENRLINENLPKVLIATQVVEVSLDIDFERGYFESAPIDALVQRMGRVNRKGEKGKIADITIFKEHIGEYSIYSEDKIRLTIKEIEKLSMPVSELDIIKAADNVYCEGYNKNEEQEFLNALNHPDINDFESRMIAGTHRNWIEDVIENSDKTIEVLPSNKLEEYNNRRKNGLWIEADNLLVPIRTRSIYRFKSLLNLRVDPPNIYVEYNELGLTADTMSNII
- a CDS encoding SEC-C metal-binding domain-containing protein; translation: MTYQTLSDNDLIGLLFTEEDRLPRAAVDEFVRRGERMIEPLKRIVSERFYWTYDPPEFWAVVHASYILGAISGEKVVVPLLRALRWSVAFDCDWVSDKLTYMFSKIGISAIPELKKLSVDRTSDWFTRSVVMNSLGGITIDNPEVEEDIFSFIGAIFRDESEDWETRQLAANVLLDFLRQEYRDELIKFGKKDTEFCHKDKSHTAMFDEEWARQEFSRGEKDYSEYIDDWLSFYDEDEIKGRQDRWDKEALEDMEDEEETLKIGRNDPCPCGSGKKYKKCCMEN
- the cas4 gene encoding CRISPR-associated protein Cas4; protein product: MRSNLTGNLHFTGTQINYYFLCGKKLWYFSHYIQMEQNSDLVYLGKLIHETSYEREKKEIEIDNTIKIDFIDKERVIHEVKKSDKVEDAHIWQLKYYIWYLKQKGVEGVTGKINYPKLKKTEDVFLELADEEKIESILKGIKNIVDEELPPAADKTKICSNCSYEALCWI